The following coding sequences lie in one Mesorhizobium sp. NZP2298 genomic window:
- a CDS encoding MarR family winged helix-turn-helix transcriptional regulator produces MENERSRSRETIGQVITNVARLWRRTANERLDRYGLSHAVAMPLLALWQLGGEARQGAVAEQAGLEGPSLVRLVDLLVAEGLVTRREDPSDRRAKILSLTKDGEARMSSINTVLAELRHELVSLIGDDELETASAVLRQIQAELATKLGS; encoded by the coding sequence ATGGAAAATGAACGATCCAGAAGCCGCGAAACGATCGGCCAGGTGATAACCAATGTTGCGCGCCTTTGGCGTCGCACCGCCAACGAGCGATTGGATCGTTATGGACTTTCGCATGCCGTGGCCATGCCGCTGCTGGCATTGTGGCAACTGGGCGGCGAGGCTCGCCAGGGAGCGGTCGCGGAACAGGCCGGCCTCGAAGGGCCTTCGCTGGTGCGTCTCGTCGATCTCCTGGTGGCCGAAGGCCTGGTCACAAGGCGTGAGGATCCCAGCGACCGAAGGGCCAAGATACTGTCCTTGACCAAGGACGGTGAGGCGCGGATGAGTTCGATCAACACGGTGCTGGCCGAGCTCCGCCACGAACTGGTCTCTCTCATTGGCGACGACGAGCTTGAGACCGCCTCGGCGGTGCTGCGGCAAATCCAGGCAGAACTCGCCACCAAGCTCGGGAGCTGA
- a CDS encoding GAF domain-containing protein has product MISLSDIRDSFEGVIPSVIATSDGDGIPNISYLSHVYYVDESHVALSNQFFSKTAANVRASGVATLMVVDGRSGVHHILDLEFLHALDHGELFERIKSHLSVMSAQQGMAGIMKLRSADLYFVRDCRAVVGAVPLEHRNSASVTTNHLPKAAVLAAAIGSEADADVMLDKALAGLECSFDYRHAMVLVPDETAQRLSTLASRGYSSLGVGAEIAFGEGVIGIAAATRQPVRICDLRRSQRYASAILSASDRTRHIPLPGLAGPRSQMAVPMLAQGKLRGVLFVESEASFAFGHQDEDALMLVASQLAAGLRLAELEGGHQANAFAKSTQGGHAPDQVGAPSFKIRYFAFDDSVFIDDDYLIKGVPGRLLIHLVRTFLATGRRDFSNREIRRDATLRLPDIKDNLETRLILLRRRLDEKSAPIRLLRPERGHIRLDLAGVPQLEAEP; this is encoded by the coding sequence ATGATCTCCCTCAGCGACATCCGCGACAGTTTTGAAGGTGTGATCCCGTCGGTGATCGCGACCAGCGATGGCGATGGCATACCCAACATCTCGTATCTGTCTCATGTCTATTACGTCGATGAGAGCCATGTCGCGCTTTCGAACCAGTTCTTTTCCAAGACGGCCGCCAATGTCCGCGCCAGCGGCGTCGCCACGCTGATGGTTGTCGATGGACGAAGCGGCGTCCATCACATACTCGATCTGGAATTCCTGCATGCGCTCGATCATGGCGAGCTGTTCGAACGCATAAAATCGCATCTTTCAGTGATGAGTGCGCAACAGGGAATGGCGGGGATCATGAAACTGCGCAGCGCCGACCTGTATTTCGTGCGCGATTGCCGTGCGGTGGTCGGCGCCGTCCCGCTTGAACATCGCAATTCCGCCTCCGTGACAACGAACCACCTGCCCAAGGCTGCGGTTCTTGCCGCCGCCATCGGCTCGGAAGCCGATGCCGATGTGATGCTGGACAAGGCCCTGGCCGGACTTGAGTGCAGCTTCGACTATCGGCATGCGATGGTTCTGGTGCCCGACGAGACCGCGCAGCGGCTAAGCACTCTGGCGAGTCGCGGATATAGCAGCCTTGGTGTCGGCGCGGAGATCGCGTTTGGTGAAGGCGTGATCGGTATCGCGGCTGCTACGCGCCAGCCGGTTCGTATCTGTGACCTGCGGCGTTCCCAACGATATGCCTCAGCCATACTTTCGGCGTCTGACCGCACACGCCATATCCCGCTTCCCGGACTAGCCGGTCCGCGCAGCCAGATGGCGGTGCCAATGCTTGCCCAGGGAAAATTGCGAGGCGTGCTGTTTGTCGAGTCCGAGGCCAGTTTCGCTTTCGGCCATCAGGATGAGGACGCCCTGATGCTGGTCGCGAGCCAATTGGCCGCGGGGTTGCGGCTTGCCGAACTGGAAGGTGGCCACCAGGCCAATGCCTTCGCGAAGTCGACGCAAGGCGGACATGCCCCGGATCAAGTCGGAGCACCCTCGTTCAAGATAAGATACTTCGCTTTCGACGACAGTGTCTTTATCGACGACGACTATCTGATCAAAGGCGTCCCCGGGCGGCTCCTGATCCACCTCGTCCGCACCTTCCTCGCCACGGGACGCCGCGACTTCTCCAATCGCGAGATCAGGCGGGACGCAACGCTGCGGCTGCCTGATATCAAGGACAATCTTGAAACCAGGCTCATCCTTCTGCGTCGGCGCCTTGACGAGAAAAGCGCGCCGATCCGGCTGCTGCGGCCCGAACGTGGGCATATCAGGCTGGACCTTGCCGGCGTGCCGCAGCTGGAAGCCGAACCGTGA
- a CDS encoding FUSC family protein — protein MTLPSWQDWLFSIKAFTTSMLALYIALSFDLPRPYWAMAAVYVVANPLAGATSSKGLYRALGTLIGASASVLFLPMFVNSPLLLSMVVALWTGGLLYLSMLDRTPRSYVFMLAGYSLPLIALPAVDAPQTIFDIASARSQEIILGIVCASVVAQLLFPIGLSSLLSSRISNWLGDAAAWAGEILRGEGALAVTLQARQKLASDISGLDILISQLGYDAHTRGVTRQAGQLRGRLMLLLPLLSSLDDRIHGLKSQDRAIHEEFFILLGDVGTWLQAVDGPDRAVLFRSRIADLRPPAQAVDWDSLILDSALARLREIVDAWHDCLVLKKQIATGDSRGERLAFRRRRTFSRTRHHDYGMLFFYAGSVILAVLAASALWIYSGWAEGAGFVLMVAVGSSFFAAADRPAPLLLSMFVWCTVSLAVTALYQFAILPMVQSFPLLVLVLAPPFLVLGTLIPRPQLSMLAMLLTVNTASFIALSDRFSADFVSFAGGGLAALAGVGFALVWTLMVRPFGGEIAAQRLVHAGWSDLAQLAAGDRVEDQRRLAGRMLDRLGQLVPRLAGTENKALSTIDGYAEIRLGLNIVELQRMRNRLTPDERREVGTVLSAVAELFKERLRLGAAVTAPPRLLARIDRALATVAGRQATPARRSADALVGVRRALYRNAAPPIYSTMPEPMLLVAE, from the coding sequence ATGACGCTCCCTTCCTGGCAAGACTGGCTGTTTTCGATCAAGGCGTTCACCACGTCGATGCTGGCGCTCTATATCGCGCTATCGTTCGACCTGCCGCGCCCTTACTGGGCCATGGCCGCCGTCTACGTCGTGGCCAATCCGCTCGCCGGCGCGACCTCTTCCAAGGGACTCTATCGCGCGCTCGGTACACTGATCGGTGCGTCGGCGTCCGTCCTCTTCCTGCCGATGTTCGTCAATTCGCCGCTGCTGCTGAGCATGGTCGTGGCGTTGTGGACTGGGGGGTTGCTTTATCTTTCGATGCTGGACCGGACGCCGCGCAGCTATGTCTTCATGCTGGCCGGCTATTCGCTTCCGCTGATCGCGCTGCCGGCGGTCGATGCGCCCCAGACGATCTTCGATATCGCCTCGGCCCGCAGCCAGGAGATCATCCTTGGCATCGTTTGCGCCAGCGTGGTCGCGCAATTGCTGTTCCCGATCGGGCTGTCGTCGCTCTTGTCCTCGCGCATTTCCAACTGGCTTGGCGATGCCGCGGCATGGGCGGGCGAGATCCTGCGCGGCGAGGGCGCGCTTGCGGTAACCTTGCAGGCCCGGCAGAAGCTGGCATCGGACATTTCAGGGCTCGACATCCTCATCAGCCAGCTCGGATACGATGCCCATACGCGCGGCGTCACGCGACAGGCGGGACAGTTGCGCGGGCGGCTGATGTTGCTGCTTCCACTGCTGTCGTCGCTCGATGACCGCATCCATGGCCTGAAGTCGCAGGATCGGGCGATCCACGAGGAGTTCTTCATCCTTCTCGGTGATGTCGGAACCTGGCTCCAGGCGGTGGACGGTCCGGACCGCGCCGTTCTGTTCCGCTCCCGTATCGCTGATTTGCGGCCGCCCGCGCAGGCGGTCGATTGGGACAGCCTCATCCTCGACAGCGCCTTGGCCAGGCTGAGAGAGATCGTCGACGCCTGGCACGACTGCCTGGTGCTGAAAAAGCAGATCGCGACGGGAGATTCCCGGGGCGAAAGGCTCGCCTTCCGCCGTCGCCGCACCTTCTCGCGCACCCGCCATCACGACTACGGCATGTTGTTCTTCTATGCCGGTTCCGTGATCCTCGCCGTGCTGGCGGCCAGTGCTCTGTGGATTTATTCCGGCTGGGCGGAAGGCGCCGGATTCGTGCTGATGGTGGCGGTCGGCAGTTCATTCTTCGCCGCCGCCGATCGGCCGGCGCCGCTTCTCCTGTCGATGTTCGTCTGGTGCACGGTCAGCCTGGCGGTCACCGCCCTCTACCAGTTCGCCATCCTGCCGATGGTTCAAAGCTTCCCCTTGCTGGTTCTCGTGCTGGCGCCGCCTTTCCTCGTGCTCGGCACGCTCATTCCCAGACCTCAGCTCAGCATGCTGGCGATGCTGCTCACCGTGAACACCGCATCCTTCATCGCCCTCAGCGACCGGTTTTCCGCCGATTTCGTCTCGTTCGCCGGCGGCGGCCTCGCCGCCCTGGCGGGTGTGGGCTTCGCACTGGTGTGGACGCTGATGGTGCGGCCATTCGGCGGAGAGATCGCGGCCCAGCGACTGGTGCATGCCGGCTGGTCGGACCTTGCCCAACTCGCCGCCGGCGACCGCGTCGAGGACCAGCGCCGGCTCGCCGGCCGCATGCTCGATCGTCTCGGCCAGCTCGTGCCCAGGCTCGCGGGGACGGAGAACAAGGCGCTGTCGACGATCGATGGCTATGCGGAAATCAGGCTCGGCCTGAACATCGTGGAACTGCAGCGAATGCGCAACCGTCTCACACCCGACGAGAGGCGCGAGGTCGGCACCGTCCTGTCGGCCGTCGCCGAGCTGTTCAAGGAGCGCCTGCGCCTTGGCGCAGCCGTCACCGCGCCGCCGCGGCTGCTGGCGCGCATCGATCGCGCCCTCGCCACGGTCGCGGGCCGTCAGGCCACGCCGGCGCGGCGGTCGGCGGACGCGTTGGTCGGGGTGCGACGGGCGCTGTACCGGAACGCCGCGCCACCGATTTATTCGACAATGCCGGAGCCCATGCTGCTGGTGGCGGAGTAG
- a CDS encoding cupin domain-containing protein, whose translation MTMTKIFAHAGEAPWTPTPDGNRRRVLLSTNELMLVEFGFDKGGIGALHSHPHVQSSYVAEGRFEVTVGGLTEILEAGGSFIVPSGLVHGVKALEAGRLVDSFAPCRADFLA comes from the coding sequence ATGACGATGACGAAGATATTCGCCCATGCCGGCGAGGCCCCCTGGACGCCGACGCCCGACGGCAACAGGCGGCGCGTTCTCCTCTCCACCAATGAATTGATGCTGGTGGAGTTCGGCTTCGACAAGGGGGGTATCGGTGCGCTGCATTCGCATCCGCATGTCCAGTCAAGCTATGTCGCCGAGGGCCGCTTCGAGGTGACTGTCGGCGGGCTGACGGAGATCCTTGAGGCCGGTGGCAGCTTCATCGTGCCGTCCGGCCTGGTGCATGGCGTCAAGGCGCTTGAAGCGGGGCGGCTGGTCGACAGTTTTGCGCCGTGCAGGGCTGATTTCCTCGCCTGA
- a CDS encoding MFS transporter, whose translation MSVAFSAVPSASTPANPRSRVILASLIGTTIEFYDFYVYATAAVLVFPHLFFPAGNETTALLASFAVFGAAMIARPLGAIFFGHLGDRRGRKITLVGALLTMGLATFLIGLLPTYSSAGWLAPALLVVLRLAQGFALGGEWSGAALVATENAPKGKRAVYGTFPQLGAPIGFIIANGLFLIIAAAMPSDDPSRPSMAFLSWGWRIPFLFSVVMVAIGLWVRLNLVESAAFDNTVRTGQVRKLPLASAVKTHWRELILGTFYMLATYVLFYLMTTFSLSYGRAAPSAAVPGLGYSYTTFVLMMIIGVVFFGVFTMVSGPWADRWGRRRTLIWITLAIAAFGLLWVPMLHAGTVGVMAWLIVGFSLMGMTFGPMGALLPELFPANVRYTGSGISYNVSSILGAAVAPFIAVALWSAGGGPFWVGVYLSAMAVLTLISLLIGNETKDVDINN comes from the coding sequence ATGTCCGTTGCTTTTAGCGCAGTGCCCTCAGCTTCCACTCCCGCAAATCCGCGTTCGCGCGTCATCCTGGCGAGCCTGATAGGCACCACGATCGAATTCTACGACTTCTATGTCTACGCCACGGCTGCCGTGCTGGTGTTTCCTCACCTGTTCTTCCCGGCCGGCAATGAGACGACGGCGCTTCTCGCTTCCTTTGCCGTGTTCGGCGCGGCGATGATTGCGCGCCCGCTCGGCGCGATCTTCTTCGGCCATCTGGGCGACCGGCGCGGCCGCAAGATCACGCTGGTTGGCGCGCTGCTCACCATGGGGCTGGCGACATTCCTGATCGGCCTGCTCCCAACCTACTCGAGCGCCGGATGGCTGGCGCCTGCCCTGCTGGTGGTGTTGCGCCTCGCTCAGGGTTTTGCTCTCGGCGGAGAGTGGAGCGGCGCCGCACTGGTGGCGACGGAGAACGCGCCGAAGGGAAAGCGCGCGGTGTACGGCACTTTCCCCCAACTAGGCGCGCCGATCGGCTTCATCATCGCCAACGGCCTGTTCCTGATCATTGCCGCCGCGATGCCCTCGGACGATCCTTCGCGGCCGTCGATGGCGTTCCTTTCGTGGGGATGGCGCATCCCGTTCCTGTTTTCGGTGGTCATGGTGGCCATCGGTCTGTGGGTCCGGCTCAACCTGGTCGAGAGCGCGGCATTCGACAATACGGTGCGCACTGGCCAGGTCAGAAAGCTCCCGCTGGCTTCGGCGGTCAAGACGCATTGGAGAGAGCTCATACTCGGCACTTTCTACATGCTCGCCACCTATGTGCTGTTCTACCTGATGACGACGTTTTCGTTGAGCTACGGCCGCGCGGCGCCCTCGGCGGCGGTGCCGGGCCTCGGCTACAGCTACACGACCTTCGTGCTGATGATGATCATCGGCGTTGTCTTCTTCGGCGTCTTCACCATGGTTTCCGGCCCGTGGGCCGACCGCTGGGGCCGCCGCCGTACGCTGATCTGGATCACCCTGGCGATCGCGGCTTTCGGCCTGCTGTGGGTGCCGATGCTTCATGCCGGTACCGTCGGCGTCATGGCGTGGCTCATCGTCGGCTTCAGCCTGATGGGCATGACCTTCGGCCCGATGGGAGCGCTGCTGCCCGAGCTGTTTCCAGCCAATGTTCGCTACACCGGCTCGGGTATCTCCTACAATGTATCCTCGATCCTCGGCGCGGCCGTGGCGCCATTCATCGCGGTAGCCCTCTGGAGCGCCGGAGGCGGACCTTTCTGGGTCGGCGTTTATCTGTCGGCCATGGCGGTGCTCACCCTGATCTCCTTGTTGATCGGGAATGAGACGAAGGATGTCGACATCAACAATTAG
- the uxaC gene encoding glucuronate isomerase, whose amino-acid sequence MVALIDPDLLFPPEAHSRSLARDLYAGVKNLPIVSPHGHTDPRWYALNEPFPDPAQLLIVPDHYIFRMLFSQGVRLEDLGVATLDGAPVETDGRTIWRRFAEHYYLFRGTPTRLWFDHVLAHLFGIEEPLSAETADRHYDTIATVLQWENFRPRALFERFNIEVIATTEGALDDLKWHQMIRDSGWEGRVVTTYRPDAVVDPDFEGFAANLDRLGEITGCDTGSWAGYLDAHRQRRAFFKGFGATSSDHGHPTAETANLSDAAAEELFNRIRRGSDDERERKLFRAQMLTEMAKMSRDDGLVLQIHPGSQRNHSASIFQRFGRDKGFDIPTRTDYVTALKPLLDCVGLERDLTVILFTLDESSYARELAPLAGVYPALRLGPAWWFHDSPEGMRRFREMTTETAGFYNTVGFNDDTRAFPSIPARHDVARRVDCAFLARLVAEHRLREDEAHELAGELAYTLAKKAYRL is encoded by the coding sequence ATGGTCGCGCTGATCGATCCGGATCTGCTTTTTCCGCCTGAAGCGCATTCGCGCTCGCTTGCCCGCGACCTTTATGCCGGCGTCAAGAACCTGCCCATCGTCAGCCCTCACGGCCACACCGATCCGCGCTGGTATGCGCTGAACGAGCCGTTCCCGGATCCGGCACAATTGCTCATCGTGCCCGACCACTACATCTTCCGCATGCTGTTCAGCCAGGGCGTGCGGCTGGAGGATCTGGGCGTGGCGACCCTGGACGGCGCCCCGGTCGAGACCGACGGCAGGACGATCTGGCGGCGCTTTGCCGAGCACTATTACCTGTTCCGGGGCACGCCGACCCGGCTGTGGTTCGACCATGTGCTGGCGCATCTGTTCGGCATCGAAGAGCCGCTGAGCGCCGAGACCGCCGACCGCCACTACGACACGATCGCGACGGTGTTGCAGTGGGAGAATTTCCGTCCGCGCGCTCTGTTCGAGCGCTTCAACATCGAGGTGATCGCCACGACGGAAGGCGCGCTCGACGACCTCAAATGGCACCAGATGATCCGCGACAGCGGCTGGGAGGGCCGTGTCGTCACCACCTACCGGCCGGACGCGGTTGTCGATCCCGACTTCGAAGGGTTTGCGGCCAATCTCGACCGGCTGGGCGAGATCACCGGCTGCGACACCGGCAGTTGGGCCGGATATCTCGACGCGCATCGCCAGCGGCGCGCCTTCTTCAAAGGCTTCGGCGCGACCTCGTCCGACCACGGCCATCCGACAGCCGAGACCGCCAACCTATCCGATGCGGCGGCCGAGGAGCTGTTCAACCGCATTCGCCGCGGCTCGGATGACGAGCGTGAGCGAAAGCTGTTTCGCGCCCAGATGCTGACCGAGATGGCCAAGATGAGCAGGGATGACGGGCTGGTGCTGCAGATCCATCCTGGCTCCCAGCGCAACCATTCGGCTTCCATTTTCCAGAGATTCGGCCGCGACAAGGGTTTCGACATCCCGACACGGACGGACTACGTGACAGCGCTGAAGCCGCTTCTCGACTGCGTCGGGCTGGAGCGCGACCTGACCGTCATTCTCTTCACGCTCGACGAAAGCAGCTATGCGCGCGAGCTGGCGCCGCTCGCCGGCGTCTACCCGGCGCTTAGGCTCGGTCCGGCCTGGTGGTTCCACGACAGTCCGGAAGGCATGCGCAGGTTTCGCGAAATGACCACGGAGACGGCGGGCTTCTACAACACTGTCGGCTTCAACGATGACACCCGCGCCTTCCCCTCGATCCCGGCCCGTCACGATGTGGCGCGGCGGGTCGACTGCGCATTCCTGGCGCGCCTCGTCGCCGAGCACCGGCTGCGTGAGGACGAGGCGCATGAACTGGCCGGGGAATTGGCCTATACGCTTGCCAAGAAAGCCTATCGGCTCTGA
- a CDS encoding coniferyl aldehyde dehydrogenase has product MRKDRLKRLLALTERHEAAICAAINADFGSRSTHETRLAELFVVRAGIRHALSHLKGWMRERRVATTLPFLPGKNRLVPQPLGVVGIVSPWNYPFQLAVAPVTAALAAGNRVLVKPSELTPAFSELLAGLAAAHFSPDELSVITGDAEMGKAFVSMPFDHLLFTGSTAVGRQVAIAAAANLTPVTLELGGKSPAIFDPSCDLDAATASIAYGKLLNAGQTCIAPDYLLVPKGQADTVTAKLAAAVARLYPTLRDNPDYTAIISDRHFQRLRAMIAEARDAGAEIVEINPAGEDLGATSRKLLPTLVRNAGPDLRLMREEIFGPVLPIIEYATVNEAISHVNQADRPLALYWFGNDSANRQRILRETVAGGVTVNDCMLHLVQENQPFGGVGASGMGAYHGEWGFRTFSKEKPVFLQSRLSAGALLRPPYGKTFERLFGLLRHIT; this is encoded by the coding sequence GTGCGAAAAGACCGCCTGAAGCGTCTGCTGGCGCTGACCGAGCGGCACGAAGCCGCCATTTGCGCCGCGATCAACGCTGATTTCGGCAGCCGCTCGACTCACGAGACCCGCCTCGCCGAATTGTTCGTCGTGCGCGCCGGCATCCGTCACGCGCTGTCTCACTTGAAAGGCTGGATGCGGGAGCGTCGCGTGGCCACCACCTTGCCGTTCCTGCCGGGCAAAAACCGCCTCGTGCCGCAGCCGCTCGGTGTCGTCGGCATCGTCTCGCCATGGAACTATCCCTTCCAGCTCGCCGTCGCGCCGGTCACGGCAGCGCTTGCCGCCGGTAATCGCGTGCTGGTCAAGCCGTCCGAACTGACGCCGGCTTTCTCGGAGTTGCTGGCCGGACTAGCCGCCGCGCATTTTTCGCCCGACGAGTTGAGCGTCATCACTGGCGATGCCGAGATGGGCAAGGCCTTCGTGTCGATGCCGTTCGATCATCTGCTGTTCACCGGCTCGACCGCGGTCGGCCGCCAGGTCGCGATCGCCGCTGCCGCCAACCTGACCCCGGTCACGCTCGAGCTCGGTGGCAAGTCGCCGGCGATCTTCGATCCCTCCTGCGATCTCGATGCGGCGACCGCCAGCATTGCCTACGGCAAGCTGCTCAATGCCGGTCAGACCTGCATCGCGCCGGATTACCTGCTGGTGCCCAAGGGGCAGGCAGACACGGTCACGGCCAAGCTCGCAGCCGCGGTAGCGCGGCTCTACCCCACGCTGCGCGACAACCCCGACTACACCGCCATCATCAGCGACCGCCATTTTCAGCGCCTGCGCGCCATGATCGCGGAAGCCCGCGATGCCGGCGCCGAGATCGTCGAAATCAACCCCGCCGGCGAAGACCTTGGCGCCACGAGCCGGAAGCTGCTGCCGACCCTGGTCCGCAATGCAGGACCGGATCTGCGGCTGATGCGCGAGGAGATTTTCGGCCCGGTGCTGCCGATCATCGAATACGCCACCGTCAACGAGGCGATCAGCCATGTGAACCAGGCCGATCGGCCGCTGGCGCTCTACTGGTTCGGCAACGACAGTGCCAACCGCCAGCGCATCCTGCGCGAGACCGTCGCCGGCGGCGTCACCGTCAACGACTGCATGCTGCATCTGGTGCAGGAGAACCAGCCCTTCGGCGGCGTCGGCGCCAGCGGCATGGGCGCCTATCACGGCGAATGGGGATTCCGCACCTTCAGCAAGGAGAAACCGGTCTTCCTGCAGTCGCGCCTGAGCGCCGGCGCCCTGCTGCGCCCGCCCTATGGCAAGACGTTCGAGCGGCTTTTCGGCCTGCTCAGGCATATCACCTGA
- a CDS encoding hemerythrin domain-containing protein, with protein sequence MTHARIPDLNGRYDLYGLIHKGLRKAQCELLARLGGADFDDAAATAPLLADLRTILMLGASHLAHEDRYIHLPLEARVQASTDRLEHQHDDHRLAFAELEDMIRAIEEAPLDARANLGRRLYIAFTVFVGHDLEHMHEEETVTAPQLWANFTDAELQGIEMAIIGSLTPEKNLAFMRLMIPAMNRGERAALLGGMKVSAPADAFAAVIEFAARPHLSPEDFCDLSSRLGLAA encoded by the coding sequence ATGACACATGCAAGAATACCAGATCTCAATGGCCGCTATGATCTTTATGGCCTGATCCACAAGGGTCTTCGCAAGGCCCAATGCGAATTGCTTGCGCGCCTGGGCGGCGCGGATTTCGACGATGCCGCGGCGACTGCTCCATTGCTGGCCGACCTTCGTACGATCCTTATGCTTGGGGCCAGCCATCTTGCCCATGAGGACAGGTATATCCACCTGCCACTCGAAGCGCGCGTGCAGGCTTCGACCGATCGCCTCGAGCACCAGCACGACGATCACCGGCTGGCATTTGCCGAACTCGAGGACATGATCCGGGCGATCGAGGAGGCACCCCTTGATGCCCGAGCCAACCTTGGTCGCCGGCTCTACATCGCTTTCACGGTCTTTGTCGGACACGATCTCGAACACATGCATGAGGAGGAGACGGTAACCGCGCCGCAACTTTGGGCGAACTTCACGGATGCCGAACTGCAAGGCATCGAAATGGCGATCATCGGGTCGCTCACGCCGGAAAAGAACCTCGCCTTCATGCGCCTGATGATTCCCGCCATGAACCGCGGCGAGCGTGCCGCGCTTCTGGGAGGCATGAAGGTCTCGGCGCCTGCCGACGCGTTCGCCGCCGTCATCGAATTCGCGGCGCGGCCACATCTGTCGCCTGAGGATTTTTGCGACCTCTCCAGCAGACTTGGGCTCGCTGCCTGA
- the recQ gene encoding DNA helicase RecQ translates to MTQATGILAEDRKRRVLKDVFGFDDFRPGQADVMDALLGGRHVLAVMPTGAGKSLCYQVPALVMGGLTLVISPLVALMQDQVAALRLAGVGADTINSSLDREANVAAWRRVASGQTRLLYLAPERLMTERMLEALSRLDVSLIAIDEAHCISQWGPAFRPEYEDLSRLRHIFPNVPIIAVTATADESTRSDIEARLFAERVETLVLGFDRPNIKLAIESKQDSKRQLLRFIERHAGKSGIVYCLSRKKTEEMAAFLEKNGVTALAYHAGMSKEAREANQNAFMTLSGVVMVATIAFGMGIDKPDVAYVFHTDMPGSLEAYYQEIGRAGRDGRKAEAHMLYGLGDIRMRRLFIDDEDASVEHKKRAHRRLDTLIGYCETAQCRRQVLLGYFGEEAEPCGNCDNCLDQVPRADGAAEARIILAAVAQSGERFGAAHVIDILLGHETEKVLARGHERLAGFGGGVAHKKDFWQSLIRQLVAGGFLEPDPSGHGGLAIAEKGRALGRGEIPFHYRVEVRGRALRKMRAADGSAMNAEGIDASLLAMLKSLRLRLAKERQVPAYVVFSDRTLIDMAERCPRDLDAFAEVNGVGGAKLKEFGEIFLNAIAAHLSGA, encoded by the coding sequence ATGACCCAGGCAACCGGCATTCTGGCCGAGGATCGCAAGCGGCGCGTGCTGAAGGACGTGTTCGGCTTCGACGATTTCCGCCCCGGCCAGGCCGATGTCATGGACGCGCTGCTCGGCGGGCGCCATGTGCTGGCCGTCATGCCGACAGGTGCCGGCAAGTCGCTTTGCTACCAGGTACCGGCGCTGGTCATGGGTGGGCTCACCCTCGTCATTTCGCCGCTGGTGGCGCTGATGCAGGATCAGGTCGCCGCGTTGCGGCTGGCGGGCGTTGGCGCCGATACGATCAATTCCTCGCTCGACCGCGAGGCCAATGTCGCGGCCTGGCGCCGCGTGGCGTCCGGCCAGACGCGGCTGCTCTATCTGGCGCCGGAGCGGCTGATGACCGAGCGCATGCTCGAGGCGCTCTCGAGGCTCGACGTCAGCCTGATCGCCATCGACGAGGCGCATTGCATCTCGCAATGGGGACCGGCGTTCCGGCCCGAGTATGAGGACCTGTCGCGGCTGCGGCACATCTTCCCCAACGTGCCGATCATCGCGGTGACGGCGACGGCGGACGAGAGCACGCGCAGCGACATCGAGGCGCGGCTGTTCGCCGAGCGGGTCGAAACGCTGGTTCTGGGTTTCGACCGGCCCAACATCAAGCTGGCGATCGAATCCAAGCAGGACAGCAAGCGGCAATTGCTGCGTTTCATCGAGCGTCACGCCGGCAAGAGCGGCATCGTCTACTGCCTGTCGCGCAAGAAGACGGAGGAGATGGCGGCCTTCCTCGAGAAGAATGGCGTCACCGCGCTCGCCTATCATGCCGGCATGAGCAAGGAGGCGCGCGAGGCCAATCAGAACGCTTTCATGACGCTGTCGGGCGTCGTCATGGTGGCGACCATCGCCTTCGGCATGGGCATCGACAAGCCGGATGTCGCCTATGTCTTCCACACCGACATGCCGGGCAGCCTGGAAGCGTATTACCAGGAGATCGGCCGCGCCGGCCGTGATGGGCGCAAGGCCGAGGCGCATATGCTTTACGGCCTTGGCGACATCCGCATGCGACGGCTGTTCATAGACGACGAGGATGCTTCGGTCGAGCACAAGAAGCGCGCGCATCGCCGGCTCGATACGCTGATCGGCTATTGCGAGACGGCGCAGTGCCGGCGCCAAGTGCTGCTTGGCTATTTCGGCGAGGAAGCCGAGCCTTGCGGCAATTGCGACAACTGCCTCGACCAGGTGCCGCGCGCCGATGGCGCTGCAGAGGCGCGCATCATCCTGGCGGCCGTTGCCCAGAGCGGCGAGCGCTTCGGCGCCGCCCATGTCATCGACATCCTGCTCGGCCATGAGACCGAAAAGGTGCTGGCCAGGGGCCATGAGAGGCTGGCCGGCTTCGGCGGCGGCGTGGCGCACAAGAAGGATTTCTGGCAGTCACTGATCCGGCAACTCGTCGCCGGCGGCTTCCTGGAGCCGGATCCGAGCGGCCATGGCGGCCTCGCCATCGCCGAGAAAGGTCGCGCACTTGGCCGTGGCGAGATCCCGTTCCACTATCGCGTCGAGGTGCGCGGCCGCGCCTTGCGCAAGATGCGAGCGGCTGACGGTTCGGCCATGAATGCCGAAGGCATCGATGCTTCGCTGCTGGCCATGCTCAAATCCCTGCGGCTGCGGCTGGCCAAGGAGCGCCAGGTGCCGGCCTATGTGGTGTTCTCCGACCGCACGCTGATCGACATGGCGGAGCGCTGCCCGCGCGACCTCGACGCTTTCGCCGAAGTGAACGGTGTGGGAGGGGCGAAGCTCAAGGAATTCGGCGAGATATTCCTGAACGCAATCGCGGCGCATCTGTCAGGGGCGTGA